A genomic window from Salvia miltiorrhiza cultivar Shanhuang (shh) chromosome 5, IMPLAD_Smil_shh, whole genome shotgun sequence includes:
- the LOC131025359 gene encoding putative multidrug resistance protein: MGKKGGVFRFADGVDKLLMFLGVLGSVGEGLASPLTMYVTSGAIDAFGQFSRSIEREVVDKYGLRLFYIAIGVGFASFFEGLCWTRTAERQTSRIRTEYLKSVLRQEVGFFDNQDSSSATFQVISNISADAHIIQDVIAYKIPNTLAQFCALVFGLAVAFLLSWRMALASLPFALGFIIPIVAFGRLMMKTGVKSKDAYEVAGSIVEQAISNIRTVYSYVGEQNTVKQYGHALEESTRLGIKQGLTKGLMIGSMGMLFATWAFQSWVGGLLVTEHGESGGRVFVSGASIITGGMACMTALPNVPFITDASAAAMRIFEMIDRAPATRDEGRILRKVRGQIEFRQVHFSYPSRKDELVLQGLSLKIRAGKKIGLVGGSGSGKSTIVSLLERFYDPVKGDILLDGHRIKKLKLRWYRSQFGLVSQEPVLFATSIKENIMFGREDAASLKDVMAAARAANAHNFILEFPQGYDTQVGQLGVQISGGQKQRIAIARALLRDPRILLLDEATSALDSQSESIVQRAIDKASEGRTSLIIAHRLSSLRKADTIMVLESGRVVESGSHGELMQGGVYSQMVRLQKSASIHEFSPKRLMYRSHSLSSRRGSSILNSPASPFSYALPISMLSTVQNSPTSSFSVHHEDDEKPDSSASPTPSMWRLLEMNSPEWKRALLGSIGAVAVGAILAVFSYCMGALISVYFESRAKVKSETRLYSFIFVSISVIVFFSSILQHYNFGIMGERLTQRLRVRALEKILTFEIGWFDREENSSAAICARLSTEANMVRSLVGDRASLIIQVITNASVAFTVALIITWKVSLVLIAIQPLIITSYYLKTVLMKEMSAEAQEAQNAGSQLASEAVVNHRTITAFSSQNRVLGFFEATLAGPRRQSIRQSWISGAGLCSSQFFTVAAIALTFWYGGTMMAKGVLTAEHLFIAYIILMSTGRTIADAGTMTSDLSKGGSAVGAVFKVLDRSSEIEMDNDEGIKIAKALQGKIELEDVYFYYPSRPGQMIFRGLSLRIEAGNTVALVGESGCGKSTVIGLIERFYDPVKGTVLIDDHDIRSYNLREMRSHIALVSQEPALFAGTIHENIAYGRDDATEAEIREAAMLANAHDFISSMQDGYETYCGERGVQLSGGQKQRVALARAILKNPSILLLDEATSALDSKSEKLVQEALDRMMVGRTCVIVAHRLSAIQMADSIAVIRNGKIVEEGSHSELLALGDDGAYYSLVKLQHYNSL; encoded by the exons ATGGGGAAGAAAGGTGGGGTGTTCCGGTTTGCAGACGGTGTCGACAAGCTGCTCATGTTTCTCGGTGTTCTTGGCAGCGTCGGAGAAGGGCTGGCGTCTCCACTCACCATGTACGTGACGAGTGGAGCAATAGACGCGTTCGGGCAGTTTAGCCGGTCCATCGAGCGTGAGGTGGTGGACAAG TATGGGCTCAGGCTGTTCTATATTGCTATTGGAGTTGGCTTTGCTAGTTTCTTTG AAGGACTTTGCTGGACAAGAACTGCAGAGAGACAAACCTCAAGAATTCGGACAGAATATCTAAAATCAGTTCTCAGACAAGAAGTAGGCTTCTTCGACAACCAGGATTCTTCATCAGCAACCTTCCAAGTCATCTCCAACATCTCTGCTGATGCTCACATCATTCAAGATGTGATAGCTTATAAGATTCCCAACACCCTGGCTCAGTTCTGTGCACTCGTGTTCGGGCTTGCAGTCGCCTTCCTGCTCTCGTGGCGGATGGCGTTGGCCTCTCTCCCGTTCGCGTTAGGATTCATCATCCCGATAGTGGCGTTTGGGCGGCTGATGATGAAGACAGGAGTCAAGAGCAAGGATGCATATGAGGTAGCAGGCAGCATTGTGGAGCAGGCGATATCGAACATACGAACCGTCTACTCGTACGTGGGGGAGCAGAACACGGTGAAGCAGTACGGCCACGCCCTCGAGGAGAGCACGAGGCTCGGCATCAAGCAAGGATTGACCAAAGGTTTGATGATTGGAAGCATGGGGATGCTGTTTGCTACCTGGGCTTTTCAGTCCTGGGTTGGAGGCCTTCTTGTCACTGAACATGGAGAGAGTGGCGGCCGTGTTTTCGTCTCCGGTGCCAGCATCATCACTGGTGGAAT GGCCTGTATGACTGCTCTGCCAAATGTGCCATTCATCACGGATGCATCGGCTGCTGCAATGAGGATATTCGAGATGATAGACCGGGCTCCTGCAACGAGAGACGAAGGAAGAATCCTGCGAAAGGTAAGGGGACAGATAGAGTTCAGACAGGTTCACTTCAGCTATCCATCAAGAAAGGATGAACTGGTGCTGCAGGGGCTTAGCCTGAAGATCAGAGCCGGTAAGAAAATCGGGCTCGTGGGAGGCAGTGGCTCGGGGAAATCCACAATCGTGTCGTTGCTAGAAAGATTCTACGATCCCGTGAAAGGAGACATACTCCTTGATGGCCACAGAATCAAGAAGCTCAAGCTGAGATGGTACAGGTCTCAGTTTGGGCTGGTGAGCCAGGAGCCGGTTCTCTTCGCCACGTcgataaaggaaaacataatgTTTGGGAGAGAAGATGCAGCTTCCCTCAAAGATGTCATGGCTGCAGCTAGAGCTGCAAATGCACACAATTTCATCCTCGAGTTTCCTCAAGGATACGACACACAAGTAGGGCAGCTTGGAGTTCAGATATCAGGTGGGCAGAAGCAGAGGATTGCTATAGCAAGAGCATTGCTCAGAGATCCAAGAATCCTGCTCCTCGACGAGGCCACAAGCGCCCTCGACTCACAGTCCGAAAGCATCGTGCAGAGGGCCATCGACAAGGCCTCAGAGGGCAGGACTTCTCTCATCATTGCTCACCGCCTCTCCTCACTCAGGAAAGCTGACACCATCATGGTGCTGGAATCCGGGAGAGTCGTTGAATCCGGGTCACACGGCGAGCTGATGCAAGGTGGAGTCTATAGCCAGATGGTGAGGCTGCAGAAATCAGCTAGCATCCATGAGTTCTCACCAAAGAGGCTCATGTACCGGAGCCATAGCCTCAGCTCTCGCCGTGGCTCGAGCATACTCAACAGCCCTGCTTCCCCCTTCTCATATGCATTGCCAATCAGTATGCTGTCCACAGTTCAAAACAGCCCAACTTCCTCCTTCAGTGTTCATCACGAAGACGACGAAAAACCAGACTCCTCTGCTTCACCAACTCCCTCAATGTGGCGTCTGCTCGAGATGAATTCGCCCGAGTGGAAGAGAGCCCTGCTCGGCTCCATAGGAGCAGTTGCAGTTGGAGCAATTTTAGCAGTGTTTTCTTACTGTATGGGAGCTCTAATCTCTGTCTACTTCGAAAGCAGAGCAAAAGTGAAGTCAGAGACAAGGCTATACAGCTTCATATTTGTTTCCATTTCTGTCATAGTCTTCTTCAGCAGCATATTGCAGCACTACAACTTCGGCATCATGGGAGAGAGGCTAACGCAGCGCCTCCGCGTGAGGGCTCTCGAGAAGATACTCACCTTCGAGATAGGCTGGTTCGACAGAGAGGAGAACTCAAGCGCTGCAATCTGCGCGCGCCTCTCCACAGAGGCGAACATGGTCCGGTCTCTCGTGGGAGACCGCGCCTCCCTGATCATCCAGGTCATCACAAATGCTTCCGTGGCCTTCACAGTTGCATTGATCATCACATGGAAAGTGTCACTGGTGTTGATTGCTATACAGCCTCTGATCATCACCAGCTACTATTTGAAGACAGTTTTGATGAAGGAGATGTCTGCGGAGGCACAGGAAGCACAGAATGCAGGCAGCCAGCTAGCCAGTGAGGCAGTGGTGAACCACAGAACTATAACTGCATTCTCCTCCCAAAACAGAGTCCTCGGTTTCTTTGAGGCGACGCTGGCAGGGCCGAGGAGGCAGAGCATACGGCAGTCGTGGATATCAGGGGCGGGGCTGTGCAGCTCGCAGTTCTTCACCGTGGCAGCCATTGCCTTAACCTTCTGGTATGGCGGGACGATGATGGCGAAGGGAGTGCTGACAGCGGAGCATCTCTTCATCGCGTACATCATCCTGATGAGCACCGGGAGGACCATTGCAGACGCGGGGACAATGACTTCCGACCTATCAAAGGGCGGCAGTGCAGTCGGGGCCGTGTTCAAGGTCCTCGACAGGAGCAGCGAGATTGAAATGGACAACGACGAAGGAATCAAGATTGCAAAGGCTCTGCAAGGGAAGATAGAGTTGGAAGATGTTTACTTTTACTATCCATCACGGCCGGGGCAGATGATCTTCCGCGGCCTCAGTCTCCGTATAGAGGCTGGGAACACGGTGGCCCTCGTGGGGGAGAGTGGCTGTGGGAAATCCACTGTCATCGGATTGATCGAGAGGTTCTACGATCCGGTGAAAGGAACGGTTCTGATCGATGATCACGACATCAGAAGCTACAATCTGAGAGAGATGAGATCACATATAGCACTAGTTAGCCAAGAGCCAGCTCTGTTTGCAGGGACCATCCATGAAAACATAGCTTATGGCAGAGATGATGCCACAGAAGCTGAGATAAGGGAAGCTGCAATGCTTGCCAATGCTCATGACTTCATAAG TTCAATGCAAGATGGATATGAAACTTACTGTGGGGAGAGAGGAGTGCAGCTTTCAGGAGGGCAGAAGCAGAGGGTAGCACTTGCACGGGCGATTCTCAAGAATCCATCGATCCTCCTCCTGGACGAGGCCACCAGCGCGCTGGATAGCAAGTCGGAGAAGTTGGTGCAGGAAGCATTGGACAGGATGATGGTTGGGAGGACTTGTGTCATCGTTGCACACAGGCTATCCGCGATACAGATGGCAGACAGCATCGCGGTTATTAGGAATGGGAAGATCGTAGAAGAAGGGTCGCATTCTGAGCTACTTGCACTCGGAGACGATGGTGCATATTATTCCTTAGTCAAATTACAGCACTATAATTCTCTGTAA
- the LOC131025357 gene encoding uncharacterized protein LOC131025357, whose protein sequence is MVKVGTFFAMSFGAFLFWETMDKVHVWIALHQDEKKERMENEAEIRRMKAELYKQQREKDASA, encoded by the exons ATGGTGAAAGTTGGGACGTTCTTTGCCATGTCGTTTGGAGCATTCCTTTTCTGGGAAACAATGGACAAGGTCCATGTCTGGATCGCTCTTCACCAGGATGAGAAG AAAGAGAGAATGGAGAACGAAGCAGAGATAAGGAGAATGAAAGCGGAGCTATATAAGCAACAGAGAGAGAAGGATGCTAGTGCCTAA
- the LOC131025363 gene encoding cyclin-J18-like isoform X2, with the protein MKNWLLHPIGECNLQLFALVSLWISSKIHDSPSLSVKNFKSLGDNFIKEQHFTMGDILEAVLQFGIGMSKIAFASVEELLVQFKAVAQVGEHVKFEACIDVMDLLYENEEYCCRIQNHYLCSYRKI; encoded by the exons ATGAAAAACTGGCTTCTGCATCCGATTGGAGAATGTAACTTGCAGCTATTTGCTCTTGTTTCATTATGGATATCAAGCAAA ATACATGATTCACCTTCTCTGTCTGTTAAAAATTTCAAATCCTTGGGAGACAACTTTATCAAGGAGCAACATTTCACCATGGGGGATATTTTGGAAGCT GTTCTGCAATTTGGGATTGGCATGTCGAAAATTGCTTTTGCTTCAGTTGAAGAGCTTCTTGTTCAATTCAA GGCAGTTGCCCAAGTTGGGGAGCATGTGAAGTTTGAAGCTTGTATAGATGTTATGGATCtgctttatgaaaatgaagagTATTGCTGTAGAATACAGAATCACTACCTATGTAGTTATAGAAAGATTTAG
- the LOC131025361 gene encoding protein NRT1/ PTR FAMILY 2.13-like — translation MQGMVTLTIIAGVPQLRPPPCINQKCSAPTKSQLGVLALGLGFLSVGTGGIRPCNIPFGVDQFDASTAEGRRGINSFFNWYYMSFTLVMTIALTLVVYIQDSVSWVWGFGIPTALMLFAIVLFFVGTNFYVYVVPEGSVFTAIAQVIAATYNKRKLHIPDAAAYFDPPLKGTLVTKLSLTNNLRFFNKAALITEGDIGVDGSNSNPWRLCNVQKVEETKCLFKIIPIWASGIIYFTAIVQQSTFILSQALTMDRHLGPNFQIPGGSLGVISMITVALWIPVYDRVVVPSVRKVTKVEGGITLLQRMGIGLVFSILSMVVSGLVERMRRASALAHAGPGGTTTLTVFWLAPQLMLMGFAEAFNIIG, via the exons ATGCAGGGCATGGTGACGTTGACCATAATAGCAGGGGTGCCTCAGTTGCGGCCTCCGCCATGCATTAATCAAAAATGCAGCGCTCCCACCAAATCCCAGCTGGGAGTCCTGGCGCTGGGCCTCGGCTTTCTGTCCGTCGGCACCGGCGGCATCAGGCCGTGCAACATCCCTTTTGGCGTCGACCAGTTCGACGCCTCCACGGCGGAAGGGAGGAGAGGAATCAacagcttcttcaactggtaTTACATGTCCTTCACCCTCGTCATGACCATCGCTCTCACCTTGGTCGTCTACATTCAAGACTCCGTCAGCTGGGTCTGGGGCTTCGGCATCCCCACCGCGCTCATGCTCTTCGCCATCGTCCTCTTCTTCGTCGGCACCAATTTCTACGTCTACGTCGTGCCCGAGGGCAGCGTCTTCACCGCCATTGCGCAGGTCATCGCCGCCACCTACAATAAGCGTAAGCTGCATATCCCCGACGCCGCCGCCTATTTTGATCCGCCGTTGAAGGGGACGCTCGTCACTAAGCTCTCTTTGACCAATAACTTAAG GTTCTTTAATAAAGCCGCGTTGATAACCGAGGGTGATATTGGGGTGGATGGATCCAACTCCAACCCGTGGAGGCTATGCAACGTCCAAAAAGTGGAAGAAACCAAATGCCTATTCAAAATCATCCCGATTTGGGCTTCCGGGATTATCTATTTTACCGCCATTGTACAACAGAGCACATTCATCTTGTCTCAAGCCTTGACAATGGACCGCCACCTGGGTCCCAACTTTCAGATCCCGGGCGGGTCGCTCGGGGTCATCTCGATGATCACGGTGGCGCTATGGATCCCCGTGTACGACCGGGTGGTGGTGCCGTCCGTGAGGAAGGTCACCAAGGTGGAAGGTGGCATCACCTTGCTCCAGAGGATGGGGATCGGGCTGGTGTTCTCCATCCTCTCGATGGTAGTGTCCGGCCTGGTCGAGCGGATGAGAAGGGCCTCTGCCCTAGCTCACGCTGGACCAGGCGGGACCACTACCCTAACGGTCTTCTGGCTGGCCCCGCAGCTGATGCTGATGGGGTTCGCCGAGGCATTCAATATCATTGGATAG
- the LOC131025363 gene encoding cyclin-J18-like isoform X1 yields MKNWLLHPIGECNLQLFALVSLWISSKIHDSPSLSVKNFKSLGDNFIKEQHFTMGDILEAEIVLMQVLQFGIGMSKIAFASVEELLVQFKAVAQVGEHVKFEACIDVMDLLYENEEYCCRIQNHYLCSYRKI; encoded by the exons ATGAAAAACTGGCTTCTGCATCCGATTGGAGAATGTAACTTGCAGCTATTTGCTCTTGTTTCATTATGGATATCAAGCAAA ATACATGATTCACCTTCTCTGTCTGTTAAAAATTTCAAATCCTTGGGAGACAACTTTATCAAGGAGCAACATTTCACCATGGGGGATATTTTGGAAGCT GAGATAGTGCTAATGCAG GTTCTGCAATTTGGGATTGGCATGTCGAAAATTGCTTTTGCTTCAGTTGAAGAGCTTCTTGTTCAATTCAA GGCAGTTGCCCAAGTTGGGGAGCATGTGAAGTTTGAAGCTTGTATAGATGTTATGGATCtgctttatgaaaatgaagagTATTGCTGTAGAATACAGAATCACTACCTATGTAGTTATAGAAAGATTTAG
- the LOC131026170 gene encoding protein NRT1/ PTR FAMILY 2.13-like — MQGMVTLTIIAGVPQLRPPPCINQKCSAPTKSQLGVLALGLGFLSVGTGGIRPCNIPFGVDQFDVSTAEGRRGINSFFNWYYMSFTLVMTIALTLVVYIQDSVSWVWGFGFPTALMLFAIVLFFVGTNFYVYVVPEGSVFTAIAQVIAATYNKRKLHIPDAAAYFDPPLKGMLVTKLSLTNNLRFFNKAALITEGDIGVDGSNSNPWRLCSVQKVEETKCLFKIIPIWASGIICFTAIVQQSTFILSQALTMDRHLGPNFQIPGGSLGVISMITVALWIPVYDRVVVPSVKKVTKVEGGITLLQRMGIGLVFSILSMVVSGLVERMRRASALAHAGPGGTTTLTVFWLAPQLMLMGFAEAFNIIGQIEFYNKEFPENMTSLANSLFSYTMAGASYISAALVNIVHHTTATRAHPDWLTKDINQGRLLLAEFLVSCDPVFCLLPLVGYYLDNSLALQAWWILSVPFNGRDDFQDWKIKIECILVKEKVKRAITTKIDETVTDLRKVSHHACTKDLWDDLNAIYAAPSEVSTWSLQNQFMSFQMDSSKDVDTNMENFNKLLHDLNLAGDDSIEKYAPQILLNSIPEPFAEVKSALKYGGSKVTCEMITNGLKSKESELKLIKSKPLHGKILYVNKNQTQNLNRGQNPDKSKDMRPYHQKAEHSGQNQNQNSDQNPRKVCWNCGKPGHFINRCKMPKKNRDFVLNEPKQHANNVYEEDSVYMVHELDFQYINYSNDVSKSVKSNEWLIDSGCTFHVTPFKHMFHNLESVNSGHVALADGQKCDILGKEDVCLKFENGSLLTLNEVRYVPNLKFSLLSVSKIADKMLDGSVNYLRFQFEKDSKLFFTAPRKGDL, encoded by the exons ATGCAGGGCATGGTGACGTTGACCATAATAGCAGGGGTGCCTCAGTTGCGGCCTCCGCCATGCATTAATCAAAAATGCAGCGCTCCCACCAAATCCCAGCTGGGAGTCCTGGCGCTGGGCCTCGGCTTTCTCTCCGTCGGCACCGGCGGCATCAGGCCGTGCAACATCCCTTTTGGCGTCGACCAGTTCGACGTCTCCACGGCGGAAGGGAGGAGAGGAATCAacagcttcttcaactggtaTTACATGTCCTTCACCCTCGTCATGACCATCGCTCTCACCTTGGTCGTCTACATTCAAGACTCCGTCAGCTGGGTCTGGGGCTTCGGCTTCCCCACCGCGCTCATGCTCTTCGCCATCGTCCTCTTCTTCGTCGGCACCAATTTCTACGTCTACGTCGTGCCCGAGGGAAGCGTCTTCACCGCCATTGCGCAGGTCATCGCCGCCACCTACAATAAGCGTAAGCTGCACATCCCCGACGCCGCCGCCTATTTTGATCCGCCGTTGAAGGGGATGCTCGTCACTAAGCTCTCTTTGACCAATAACTTAAG GTTCTTTAATAAAGCCGCGTTGATAACCGAGGGTGATATTGGGGTGGATGGATCCAACTCCAACCCGTGGAGGCTATGCAGCGTCCAAAAAGTGGAAGAAACCAAATGCCTATTCAAAATCATCCCGATTTGGGCTTCCGGGATTATCTGTTTTACCGCCATTGTACAACAGAGCACATTCATCTTGTCTCAAGCCTTGACAATGGACCGCCACCTGGGTCCCAACTTTCAGATCCCGGGCGGGTCGCTCGGGGTCATCTCGATGATCACGGTGGCGCTATGGATCCCCGTGTACGACCGGGTGGTGGTGCCGTCCGTGAAGAAGGTCACCAAGGTGGAAGGTGGCATCACCTTGCTCCAGAGGATGGGGATCGGGCTGGTGTTCTCCATCCTCTCGATGGTAGTGTCCGGCCTGGTCGAGCGGATGAGAAGGGCCTCTGCCCTAGCTCACGCTGGACCAGGCGGGACCACTACCCTAACGGTCTTCTGGCTGGCCCCACAGCTGATGCTGATGGGGTTCGCCGAGGCATTCAATATCATTGGACAGATTGAGTTTTATAATAAAGAATTCCCGGAAAATATGACTAGTTTGGCAAACTCGTTGTTCTCGTACACAATGGCGGGGGCGAGCTATATAAGTGCGGCGTTGGTGAACATCGTGCACCACACAACTGCCACGCGCGCCCATCCCGATTGGTTGACCAAAGATATTAACCAGGGAAGGCTTTTGCTTGCTGAGTTTCtggtatcttgcgatcctgTGTTTTGCTTGCTTCCGCTTGTTGGCTATTATCTCGATAATTCCTTGGCATTACAAGCCTG GTGGATCCTCTCAG TGCCATTCAATGGCAGAGATGATTTTCAGGACTGGAAAATCAAGATAGAATGCATTTTGGTTAAAGAAAAGGTTAAAAGAGCTATAACCACTAAGATTGATGAAACTGTTACTGAT CTCAGAAAGGTGTCACACCATGCTTGTACTAAAGATTTGTGGGATGACTTGAATGCTATATATGCTGCCCCTTCTGAAGTGTCAACTTGGTCTTTGCAAAATCAATTTATGTCTTTTCAAATGGACTCTTCAAAGGATGTTGATACTAATATGGAGAATTTCAATAAACTACTGCATGATTTAAATCTTGCTGGAGATGACTCCATTGAAAAGTATGCTCCCCAAATTCTTTTAAATTCCATACCTGAGCCCTTTGCTGAGGTAAAATCTGCTTTGAAGTATGGTGGGTCAAAAGTCACTTGTGAAATGATTACTAATGGCCTTAAGTCTAAAGAGAGTGAACTCAAATTGATTAAGTCAAAGCCTCTGCATGGTAAAATCCTTTATGTGAACAAGAACCAAACCCAGAACCTCAATAGGGGTCAGAACCCTGATAAGTCTAAGGACATGAGACCTTATCACCAGAAGGCTGAGCATAGTGGTCAAAACCAGAACCAAAACTCTGACCAAAACCCTAGGAAAGTTTGTTGGAACTGTGGTAAGCCTGGCCACTTCATCAATAGGTGCAAAATGCCTAAGAAGAATAGAGATTTTGTCCTTAATGAGCCAAAACAACATGCCAACAATGTCTATGAGGAAGATAGTGTCTACATGGTGCATGAACTTGATTTTCAGTACATTAATTACTCCAATGATGTGTCTAAATCTGTAAAATCAAATGAGTGGTTGATAGACTCTGGCTGCACTTTTCATGTCACACCTTTCAAACACATGTTTCACAATCTAGAGTCTGTCAATTCTGGTCATGTAGCTTTAGCTGATGGTCAAAAGTGTGATATTCTGGGAAAAGAAGATGTTTGcctgaaatttgaaaatgggagTTTGTTGACCTTAAATGAAGTCAGATATGTGCCTAACTTGAAGTTCAGTCTCCTATCTGTTTCAAAGATTGCTGATAAAATGCTTGATGGGTCTGTGAACTACCTGAGGTTTCAATTTGAAAAAGACTCCAAACTCTTCTTTACTGCTCCTAGAAAAGGTGACTTGTAG
- the LOC131026171 gene encoding uncharacterized protein LOC131026171, whose protein sequence is MVVALGPGKFYGSSLPRPRFYTDVKFNEERVDPPPSVTDPLMAWAEEAHWSMGGLNVKRHRLQGRIEGNVERLRVQREQIFKRSPIPNKSVKKPSASRRQEDEIDKTPSPPRAPVAIKREIGG, encoded by the coding sequence ATGGTTGTGGCATTAGGTCCGGGAAAGTTCTACGGCAGCAGCCTGCCGCGGCCGCGCTTCTACACCGACGTCAAATTCAACGAAGAGAGGGTGGATCCGCCGCCCTCCGTCACGGATCCGCTCATGGCGTGGGCGGAGGAGGCGCACTGGTCCATGGGCGGCCTCAACGTCAAGCGCCACCGCCTCCAGGGCCGCATCGAGGGCAATGTCGAGAGGCTCCGCGTGCAGCGGGAGCAGATCTTCAAGAGATCCCCAATTCCGAATAAATCCGTCAAAAAACCGTCCGCCTCTCGCCGCCAGGAGGACGAGATCGATAAGACTCCCTCCCCGCCGCGCGCTCCGGTGGCGATTAAGCGGGAAATTGGGGGATGA